One part of the Leucobacter triazinivorans genome encodes these proteins:
- the tsaE gene encoding tRNA (adenosine(37)-N6)-threonylcarbamoyltransferase complex ATPase subunit type 1 TsaE, whose product MHDLGVELGRRLCAGDLVLLTGPLGAGKTTLTRGIGEGLGVRGPVQSPTFVLARTHPSLVGGAPLVHVDAYRLAGADELDDLDLDFEGSVVVAEWGAGLVETPESWVEVVIDRPRGSDDAEADAPAEAAREEEQVDWSETPVESRTVTVTGHGPRWRTGVLS is encoded by the coding sequence ATGCACGATCTCGGGGTCGAGCTGGGGCGCCGGTTGTGCGCGGGGGATCTCGTGCTGCTCACGGGCCCGCTCGGAGCGGGCAAGACCACGTTGACCCGTGGCATCGGGGAGGGGCTCGGCGTGCGCGGACCGGTGCAGAGCCCCACGTTCGTGCTGGCGCGCACCCATCCGTCGCTCGTGGGCGGTGCGCCGCTCGTGCACGTGGACGCCTACCGGCTCGCCGGAGCCGACGAACTGGACGACCTCGACCTCGACTTCGAGGGGTCCGTGGTGGTGGCGGAGTGGGGCGCCGGCCTCGTCGAGACGCCCGAGTCGTGGGTCGAAGTGGTGATCGATCGCCCTCGCGGGAGCGACGATGCCGAGGCCGATGCTCCAGCCGAGGCCGCACGTGAAGAGGAGCAGGTTGATTGGTCGGAGACGCCGGTCGAGAGCCGCACCGTGACCGTCACCGGGCACGGGCCGAGATGGCGGACGGGAGTGCTGTCGTGA
- the glmS gene encoding glutamine--fructose-6-phosphate transaminase (isomerizing), which translates to MCGIVGYVGPNDTVEVLLNGLRRLEYRGYDSAGVAVIDDAHEISVRKRSGKLARLEELLEANPLQAAGTGIGHTRWATHGGPTDANAHPHLGDGGKLALIHNGIVENFAELREELEGDGVDLISETDTEVVAALVGREVARQGDLETAFRSVVTRLEGTFTLLAMHRDEPGKVVAARHHSPLVVGLGDGENFLGSDVAAFVSSTRRAVAVDEDNIAVITPEEVRITDFAGHPVEFEEFEVEWDAEAADKGGWSSFMAKEINDQPDAVENTVRGRVSPSGVEIPELTALGDERLRGIDRIIIIACGTASYAGQVGAYAIEQWARIPVEVQLSHEFRYREPVLSDRTMVISVSQSGETMDTLMAVKYAAERGVTTVSVCNTQSATIPRESDAAVYTHAGPEVAVASTKAFVAQITALYLIGLHLGRVKGALSAEAAAQAIAQFDELPAKVREAVDTHEQIAQLAHWMADTRSVLFLGRHVGYPIALEGALKLKEIAYIHAEGFAAGELKHGPIALIDHGQPVFVLVPSPRTSPLMHSKVVSNIQEIRARGARVIAVVEKGDTAVLPYADDVIRLPLADAFFEPLLQVVPLQWFALELSTAKGLDVDQPRNLAKSVTVE; encoded by the coding sequence ATGTGTGGAATCGTCGGATATGTCGGCCCCAATGACACGGTCGAAGTGCTCCTCAACGGCCTGCGCCGTCTGGAGTACCGCGGATACGACTCGGCAGGCGTCGCGGTGATCGATGACGCGCACGAGATCTCCGTGCGCAAGCGCTCCGGCAAGCTCGCCCGGCTCGAGGAGCTGCTCGAGGCGAACCCGCTGCAGGCCGCCGGCACGGGCATCGGTCACACCCGCTGGGCCACCCACGGCGGGCCGACCGACGCGAACGCGCACCCGCACCTCGGCGACGGCGGCAAGCTGGCGCTCATTCACAACGGCATCGTCGAGAACTTCGCCGAGCTGCGCGAAGAGTTGGAGGGCGACGGCGTTGATCTGATCAGCGAGACCGACACCGAGGTCGTCGCCGCGCTCGTGGGGCGCGAGGTGGCGCGACAGGGAGACCTCGAGACCGCATTCCGCTCCGTCGTCACGCGGCTCGAGGGCACCTTCACGCTGCTCGCGATGCACCGCGACGAGCCGGGCAAGGTCGTCGCCGCCCGCCACCACTCGCCCCTCGTGGTGGGGTTGGGCGACGGCGAGAACTTCCTCGGCTCCGACGTCGCGGCCTTCGTCTCCTCGACTCGCCGCGCGGTCGCCGTCGACGAGGACAACATCGCGGTCATCACTCCCGAAGAGGTGCGCATCACCGACTTCGCGGGTCACCCCGTCGAGTTCGAGGAGTTCGAGGTGGAGTGGGACGCCGAGGCCGCCGACAAGGGCGGCTGGTCCTCGTTCATGGCGAAGGAGATCAACGACCAGCCCGACGCGGTGGAGAACACCGTGCGCGGCCGCGTCTCACCGTCGGGCGTGGAGATCCCCGAGCTGACCGCCCTCGGCGACGAGCGCCTGCGCGGCATCGATCGCATCATCATCATCGCCTGCGGCACCGCGTCGTACGCGGGCCAGGTGGGCGCCTACGCGATCGAGCAGTGGGCGCGCATTCCCGTCGAAGTGCAGCTCAGCCATGAGTTCCGCTACCGCGAGCCCGTGCTCTCCGACCGCACCATGGTCATCTCGGTGAGCCAGTCCGGTGAGACGATGGATACCCTCATGGCCGTGAAGTACGCGGCCGAGCGCGGCGTGACCACGGTTTCGGTCTGCAACACGCAGAGCGCCACGATTCCGCGCGAGTCGGACGCGGCGGTCTACACCCACGCCGGGCCGGAGGTCGCGGTCGCGTCGACGAAGGCGTTCGTGGCGCAGATCACCGCGCTCTACCTGATCGGGCTGCACCTCGGCCGCGTGAAGGGCGCACTGTCCGCGGAGGCCGCGGCGCAGGCCATCGCCCAGTTCGATGAGCTGCCGGCGAAGGTGCGCGAGGCCGTCGATACGCACGAGCAGATCGCGCAGCTGGCGCACTGGATGGCCGACACCCGGTCCGTGCTGTTCCTCGGGCGCCACGTGGGCTACCCGATCGCGCTCGAGGGGGCGCTCAAGCTCAAGGAGATCGCGTACATCCACGCCGAGGGCTTCGCCGCCGGCGAGCTCAAGCACGGGCCGATCGCGCTCATCGACCACGGGCAGCCCGTGTTCGTGCTGGTGCCGAGCCCCCGGACGTCCCCGCTCATGCACTCGAAGGTCGTCTCCAACATCCAGGAGATCCGGGCCCGCGGCGCACGCGTGATCGCCGTCGTGGAGAAGGGCGACACCGCGGTGCTGCCCTACGCCGACGACGTGATCCGCCTGCCGCTCGCCGATGCCTTCTTCGAGCCGCTGCTGCAGGTCGTTCCGCTGCAGTGGTTCGCGCTCGAGTTGTCGACGGCGAAGGGACTCGACGTCGATCAGCCGCGCAACCTGGCCAAGTCCGTGACGGTCGAGTAG
- a CDS encoding DUF4190 domain-containing protein has product MSENLPNGQPASNPVPSAAPAAPGYAAAPQPVPGKTLGIVGLILAILLPIIGLVLSIVAVVQSRKAGAGNVPGVIGIVIGALGTIGYIILIVSIASLAGAGIDAAQQCLDGAYSVTVAGQEVLCSEIMTQ; this is encoded by the coding sequence ATGTCCGAGAACCTGCCCAACGGCCAGCCGGCCTCGAATCCCGTACCGTCCGCAGCACCCGCAGCGCCCGGCTACGCGGCCGCGCCCCAGCCGGTGCCCGGCAAGACCCTCGGCATCGTCGGCCTCATCCTGGCGATCCTGCTGCCGATCATCGGCCTCGTGCTGAGCATCGTCGCCGTCGTGCAGTCGCGCAAGGCGGGGGCGGGCAACGTGCCCGGCGTGATCGGCATCGTCATCGGCGCGCTCGGCACCATCGGCTACATCATTCTGATCGTGTCGATCGCCAGCCTCGCGGGCGCGGGCATCGACGCGGCCCAGCAGTGCCTCGACGGCGCGTACTCCGTGACCGTCGCCGGGCAGGAAGTGCTCTGCTCGGAGATCATGACCCAGTAG
- the coaA gene encoding type I pantothenate kinase: MAEYSTAPDPSSHARAESAEAGAGTTAPPHEVSTDTHALVRPEYTSPFTEIDREQWARLAGETPMPLTEREIAAFRGLGEPLDLAEVSEVYRPLSRLINQYAIAAREMHRRTRGFLQLDGERQSPFVIGIAGSVAVGKSTVARILRDLLARWPETPSVELVTTDGFLYPNAELQRRGITARKGFPESYDRRALLRFVSQVKAGVAEVRAPHYSHLVYDIVPGECTVVRRPDILIVEGLNVLQPPSMQHPLAVSDLFDFSVYVDARTSDIQRWYRNRFLQLRQSAFSDPSSYFRRFATLDDDAAVALADEYWSNINEPNLVENIRPTRARATLVLRKERDHRVQKVLLRKM, from the coding sequence ATGGCCGAGTACAGCACCGCCCCAGACCCCTCCTCGCACGCGCGCGCCGAATCGGCCGAGGCGGGCGCCGGCACGACGGCACCGCCCCACGAGGTGAGCACCGACACCCACGCGCTCGTGCGCCCGGAGTACACCTCCCCGTTCACCGAGATCGACCGCGAGCAGTGGGCGCGTCTCGCCGGTGAGACGCCGATGCCGCTCACCGAGCGGGAGATCGCCGCCTTCCGCGGCCTCGGTGAGCCGCTCGACCTCGCAGAGGTCTCCGAGGTGTACCGCCCGCTCAGCCGTCTCATCAACCAGTACGCCATCGCGGCCCGCGAGATGCACCGGCGCACCCGCGGGTTCCTGCAGCTCGACGGCGAGCGCCAGAGCCCCTTCGTGATCGGGATCGCCGGATCCGTCGCGGTGGGCAAGTCGACCGTGGCGCGCATCCTGCGCGACCTGCTCGCCCGCTGGCCCGAGACGCCGAGCGTCGAACTCGTGACGACCGACGGCTTCCTCTACCCCAACGCCGAGCTGCAGCGCCGGGGCATCACGGCGCGCAAGGGCTTCCCCGAATCGTACGACCGCCGCGCGCTGCTGCGCTTCGTGTCGCAGGTGAAGGCGGGCGTCGCCGAGGTGCGGGCGCCCCACTACAGCCATCTCGTCTACGACATCGTCCCCGGCGAGTGCACGGTCGTGCGGCGCCCCGACATCCTCATCGTCGAGGGCCTCAACGTGCTGCAGCCGCCGTCGATGCAGCACCCGCTCGCGGTGAGCGACCTCTTCGACTTCTCGGTCTACGTCGACGCGCGCACCTCGGACATCCAGCGCTGGTACCGCAATCGCTTCCTGCAGCTGCGCCAGAGCGCATTCTCCGACCCCAGCTCGTACTTCCGGCGCTTCGCCACGCTCGACGACGACGCCGCGGTGGCACTCGCCGATGAGTACTGGAGCAACATCAACGAGCCCAACCTCGTCGAGAACATCCGTCCGACCCGTGCGCGGGCCACGCTCGTGCTGCGCAAGGAGCGCGATCACCGCGTGCAGAAGGTGCTGCTGCGCAAGATGTGA
- the alr gene encoding alanine racemase — protein MRTGSMRVAEISLPAIRHNVTRVRELTGGAVIVVVKADGYGHGARIAAEAALAGGAAMVATADLEEALALRDAGIEAPVLCWLHGVHADFEQAVAADIEIGVSHLQQLEALAAAADRAGRPASMQFKLDTGLSRNGAAPEEWAPLFARAAELERAGLVRVRGVFSHLANAGEENDRAQAARFDEAVELLRSTGIEPEMIHLAASAATFSSPHLHYNTVRVGVVAYGLSPFADKTSAQLGLIPAMTLRSEIVALRGVPAGAGVSYGFNHVCETATTLALVPMGYADGMPRALNGAGAWVTVAGEHRPIVGRIGMDQFIVDVGPLAGRLGLGDPVVLFGDPECGHPPVEIWAGLMRTINYEIVVGVGPRVLRVPSEELEGGGA, from the coding sequence ATGAGGACAGGATCGATGCGGGTCGCCGAGATCTCGCTTCCTGCGATCCGGCACAACGTGACCCGCGTGCGCGAGCTCACGGGCGGTGCCGTGATCGTGGTGGTGAAGGCGGACGGCTACGGGCACGGCGCGCGCATCGCGGCCGAGGCGGCGCTCGCGGGCGGTGCGGCCATGGTGGCCACGGCCGATCTCGAGGAGGCGCTCGCGCTGCGCGACGCGGGGATCGAGGCCCCGGTGCTCTGCTGGCTGCACGGCGTGCACGCCGATTTCGAGCAGGCGGTGGCCGCCGACATCGAGATCGGGGTCAGTCATCTCCAGCAGCTCGAGGCGCTCGCCGCGGCAGCGGACCGTGCGGGCCGGCCGGCCTCGATGCAGTTCAAGCTCGACACCGGCCTCAGCCGCAACGGGGCCGCCCCCGAGGAGTGGGCTCCGCTCTTCGCTCGCGCGGCCGAGCTCGAGCGCGCCGGTCTGGTGCGGGTGCGCGGCGTGTTCAGCCACCTCGCCAACGCGGGCGAGGAGAACGACCGGGCCCAGGCGGCCCGCTTCGACGAGGCGGTCGAACTGCTGCGCTCCACGGGCATCGAGCCCGAGATGATCCACCTGGCGGCCAGCGCCGCCACCTTCTCCTCACCGCATCTGCACTACAACACGGTGCGCGTGGGCGTCGTAGCTTACGGACTCAGCCCGTTCGCCGACAAGACCTCGGCGCAGCTCGGCCTGATCCCCGCGATGACCCTGCGCTCCGAGATCGTGGCGCTCCGCGGCGTACCGGCAGGCGCCGGCGTCTCCTACGGCTTCAACCACGTCTGCGAGACCGCCACCACGCTGGCCCTGGTGCCCATGGGGTACGCCGACGGCATGCCCCGGGCACTGAACGGGGCCGGGGCCTGGGTCACCGTGGCCGGCGAGCACCGACCCATCGTCGGCCGCATCGGCATGGACCAGTTCATCGTCGACGTGGGCCCGCTGGCGGGCCGCCTGGGGTTGGGCGACCCCGTCGTGCTCTTCGGAGACCCGGAGTGCGGCCACCCGCCGGTGGAGATCTGGGCCGGGCTCATGCGCACCATCAACTACGAGATCGTGGTCGGCGTCGGCCCGCGAGTGCTCCGGGTGCCGTCGGAGGAGCTCGAAGGGGGCGGGGCGTGA
- the rimI gene encoding ribosomal protein S18-alanine N-acetyltransferase: MSAPEGRPEPSSSAGHPAGADPVSRHPAGAEPVSRHPAGAEPVSRHPAGADPIPRHPAGADPIPRHPAGAERLAGSSTVSPVAEHPDRTAELRLRDAEIHDLDAIWAIESAVFGAEAWSREMMREELTAEHRRYLALVDAAGAVRGYAGLLAVGAEGDIQTIAVAPEARGGGNGRRLMDALLDEAVRCGVRSVFLEVRADNPVAQSLYRSLGFEEIAVRPRYYQPDGVDALVMKLEMKDRR, encoded by the coding sequence GTGAGCGCCCCCGAGGGGCGCCCGGAGCCGAGCAGCTCCGCCGGTCATCCTGCGGGAGCGGACCCTGTTTCTCGTCATCCTGCGGGAGCGGAGCCTGTTTCTCGTCATCCTGCGGGAGCGGAGCCTGTTTCTCGTCATCCTGCGGGAGCGGACCCCATTCCTCGTCATCCTGCGGGAGCGGACCCCATTCCTCGTCATCCTGCGGGAGCGGAGCGACTCGCAGGATCCAGCACCGTCAGCCCGGTCGCCGAGCACCCGGACCGTACGGCGGAGCTGCGGCTCCGCGACGCGGAGATCCACGACCTCGACGCGATCTGGGCGATCGAGAGCGCGGTGTTCGGCGCGGAGGCGTGGAGTCGCGAGATGATGCGCGAGGAGCTCACGGCCGAGCATCGACGCTACCTGGCGCTCGTCGACGCAGCCGGAGCGGTGCGCGGATACGCGGGACTGCTCGCCGTGGGTGCCGAGGGCGATATCCAGACCATCGCTGTCGCCCCGGAGGCCCGCGGCGGCGGGAACGGGCGGCGTCTGATGGACGCGCTGCTCGATGAGGCGGTGCGCTGCGGCGTGCGCAGCGTGTTCCTCGAGGTGCGGGCCGACAACCCGGTGGCGCAGTCGCTCTACCGGTCGCTCGGATTCGAGGAGATCGCCGTGCGCCCGCGCTACTACCAGCCCGACGGGGTCGACGCGCTGGTCATGAAACTCGAGATGAAGGATCGCCGATGA
- the tsaD gene encoding tRNA (adenosine(37)-N6)-threonylcarbamoyltransferase complex transferase subunit TsaD, with amino-acid sequence MVQSGASPAQDADPTAQREPLVLGIETSCDETGVGIVRGRTLLANAIASSMDEHARYGGVVPEVAARAHLEAMTPTIERALDDAGVALEDLDAIAVTCGPGLAGALMVGISAAKALAVSLGVPLYAVNHLVGHVGADLLQGPGLRETLGAVGELELPTVALLVSGGHTSLLLVRDLVSDVEMLGETIDDAAGEAFDKVARLLGLPYPGGPQIDRVAVAGDPGAIRFPRGLTRPKDLERHRYDFSFSGLKTSVARWVEKHEAEYGGASPLPVADVAASFREAVADVLLTKALAACSDLGVPRLLLGGGVVANARVRDLAHERCVAAGVELRVPPLSLCTDNGAMIAAIGARLVAEGHAPSGLAFGADSTLPVTDIQVR; translated from the coding sequence ATGGTGCAGAGCGGAGCGTCGCCGGCGCAGGACGCAGACCCGACGGCGCAGCGAGAGCCACTGGTGCTGGGCATCGAGACGAGCTGCGACGAGACCGGTGTGGGCATCGTGCGCGGGCGCACGCTGCTCGCCAACGCCATCGCCTCGTCGATGGACGAGCATGCGCGCTACGGCGGTGTGGTCCCCGAGGTTGCGGCGCGCGCGCACCTGGAGGCCATGACTCCGACGATCGAGCGCGCGCTCGACGACGCCGGTGTGGCGCTCGAGGATCTCGATGCGATCGCGGTGACCTGCGGTCCCGGTCTGGCTGGGGCGCTCATGGTGGGGATCTCGGCCGCGAAAGCGCTCGCGGTGTCACTCGGGGTGCCGCTGTACGCGGTCAACCACCTCGTCGGGCATGTCGGTGCGGATCTACTGCAGGGCCCCGGGCTGCGGGAGACCCTCGGAGCGGTGGGGGAGCTCGAACTGCCCACTGTCGCGCTGCTCGTCTCCGGCGGGCACACTTCGCTCCTGCTGGTGCGCGATCTCGTGAGCGACGTCGAGATGCTCGGGGAGACGATCGACGACGCCGCCGGCGAGGCGTTCGACAAGGTCGCGCGGCTGCTGGGGCTGCCGTATCCGGGCGGCCCGCAGATCGACCGCGTCGCCGTCGCCGGGGATCCCGGTGCGATCCGGTTTCCGCGCGGACTCACCCGCCCCAAGGATCTCGAGCGGCATCGCTACGACTTCTCGTTCTCGGGCCTGAAGACCTCGGTGGCGCGATGGGTCGAGAAGCATGAGGCGGAATATGGTGGCGCGTCACCGCTGCCCGTCGCGGACGTCGCCGCCAGCTTCCGCGAGGCGGTCGCCGATGTGCTGCTCACGAAGGCGCTCGCTGCCTGCAGCGATCTGGGTGTGCCCCGTCTGCTCCTGGGAGGCGGCGTGGTCGCGAATGCGCGCGTGCGCGACCTGGCGCACGAGCGTTGCGTCGCAGCCGGGGTGGAACTGCGCGTGCCGCCGCTCTCGCTCTGCACCGACAACGGCGCCATGATCGCGGCGATCGGGGCCAGGCTCGTCGCCGAGGGTCACGCTCCCTCCGGGCTCGCATTCGGGGCCGACTCGACGCTCCCGGTCACCGATATCCAGGTGCGCTGA
- the tsaB gene encoding tRNA (adenosine(37)-N6)-threonylcarbamoyltransferase complex dimerization subunit type 1 TsaB: MADGSAVVMLEAPELGGHALLAIDTALGTSVALGCRGRVHVAASDDPRGHSEAIGGLLEEVFRASGASPRSVTGVVAGVGPGPFTGLRVGIAAAHAFALGRGVPLLPLHGHEGVALDALEGTALTGVRVVQDAKRRELFVSEYAGLDWAGIPIRESDPLLLARADYEERANDVWPDRIPAAALVRLAARRLASGRGFEPDRAVYLRAPDVAQPGAPKRVSR, encoded by the coding sequence ATGGCGGACGGGAGTGCTGTCGTGATGCTGGAGGCGCCGGAACTGGGCGGCCACGCGCTGCTCGCGATCGACACCGCGCTCGGCACGAGTGTGGCCCTGGGGTGCCGCGGGCGGGTGCACGTCGCCGCGAGCGACGATCCGCGCGGCCACTCCGAGGCGATCGGCGGCCTGCTCGAAGAGGTGTTCCGCGCGAGCGGGGCCAGTCCCCGCTCGGTGACGGGCGTCGTCGCCGGCGTCGGCCCGGGGCCGTTCACCGGCCTGCGCGTCGGGATCGCCGCCGCGCACGCGTTCGCGCTGGGGCGCGGGGTGCCTCTGCTGCCGCTCCACGGTCACGAGGGCGTCGCCCTCGATGCGCTGGAGGGCACGGCGCTGACCGGTGTGCGGGTGGTGCAGGACGCGAAGCGGCGCGAGCTCTTCGTCTCCGAGTACGCCGGGCTCGACTGGGCGGGGATCCCGATCCGTGAGTCCGATCCGCTGCTGCTCGCTCGCGCGGACTACGAGGAGCGCGCGAATGATGTCTGGCCGGACCGGATCCCTGCGGCCGCGCTCGTGCGGCTGGCGGCGCGGCGCCTGGCGTCCGGGCGCGGCTTCGAACCCGATCGCGCCGTCTATCTGCGCGCGCCCGATGTCGCCCAGCCCGGCGCCCCGAAACGGGTCTCCCGGTGA
- a CDS encoding class II histone deacetylase: MQRRTGYVWHERFAWHDTGTHAGIFPSGGYVQPYRNFENPESKARLASLIEVSGLVDSLVRIPVRPVDEEDLARVHTSEHIERIRAQSDDGGGDAGDGFSPFGAGSYEIAKLAAGGTLVAAEAVLDGTVDNAYALVRPPGHHAEPDQGRGYCLFSNVGVAVQALRAAGRVRRVAIFDYDVHHGNGAQKIFWEDPDVLTISVHQDRLFPVDSGLVDEQGAGAGAGTNINVPLPAGSGDGAYWSVVEEVAGPAIRAFQPEIIIVSSGFDPSALDPLGRMSVTSRGFKGVAERLLAIADEVCEGRIVFSHEGGYSPVHVPFCGVAVIEALTGVETGVEDPFEISIGSSPTRELTEWQAGVIERSAELARALRIVV, encoded by the coding sequence ATGCAGCGCAGAACAGGGTACGTATGGCACGAGCGGTTCGCGTGGCACGACACGGGCACGCACGCCGGGATCTTCCCGTCGGGCGGATACGTGCAGCCCTACCGCAACTTCGAGAACCCCGAGTCGAAGGCTCGTCTTGCAAGCCTCATCGAGGTCTCGGGCCTCGTCGACAGCCTCGTGCGCATCCCGGTGCGCCCGGTCGACGAGGAAGACCTCGCACGGGTGCACACCTCGGAGCACATCGAGCGGATCCGCGCCCAGTCCGACGACGGTGGCGGCGATGCGGGCGACGGATTCTCACCCTTCGGGGCGGGCAGCTACGAGATCGCGAAGCTCGCCGCCGGCGGCACGCTGGTGGCCGCGGAGGCGGTGCTCGACGGGACGGTCGACAACGCCTATGCCCTGGTGCGGCCGCCCGGGCACCACGCCGAACCCGATCAGGGCCGGGGCTACTGCCTGTTCTCGAACGTCGGGGTGGCGGTGCAGGCGCTCCGCGCGGCGGGCCGCGTGCGACGCGTCGCGATCTTCGACTACGACGTACACCACGGCAACGGCGCGCAGAAGATCTTCTGGGAGGATCCCGACGTGCTCACCATCTCGGTGCATCAGGATCGTCTGTTCCCGGTCGACTCCGGCCTCGTCGACGAGCAGGGCGCCGGCGCGGGGGCGGGCACGAACATCAATGTCCCGCTTCCGGCGGGTTCGGGCGACGGCGCCTACTGGTCCGTGGTCGAGGAGGTGGCCGGGCCGGCCATCCGGGCCTTCCAGCCCGAGATCATCATCGTGTCGAGCGGCTTCGACCCCTCCGCGCTCGACCCGCTGGGCCGCATGAGCGTCACCTCGCGCGGGTTCAAGGGCGTCGCCGAGCGGCTGCTCGCGATCGCCGACGAGGTCTGCGAGGGGCGCATCGTGTTCTCGCACGAGGGCGGGTACTCGCCGGTGCACGTGCCGTTCTGCGGCGTCGCGGTCATCGAGGCGCTCACCGGAGTCGAAACCGGGGTGGAGGATCCGTTCGAGATCTCCATCGGATCCTCGCCGACCCGTGAACTCACGGAGTGGCAGGCCGGAGTGATCGAGCGCTCGGCCGAGCTGGCCCGGGCGCTCCGCATCGTCGTGTAG
- a CDS encoding holo-ACP synthase, with the protein MIVGIGVDTVDIARFERQLARTPALRARLFTPAEAVLGTPSLAARFAAKEALIKALGGSAELRWQDMEVQRDEDRAPYFAPTPGLETALAARGARRAHLSMTHDGGAATAFVVVESDGSAASAGTAAERGTLATTAGSHDGRGQA; encoded by the coding sequence ATGATCGTCGGGATCGGCGTCGACACCGTCGACATCGCGCGCTTCGAACGACAGCTCGCGCGCACGCCCGCGCTGCGCGCACGGCTGTTCACTCCTGCGGAGGCGGTACTGGGGACGCCGTCGCTCGCGGCGCGGTTCGCCGCGAAAGAGGCCCTCATCAAGGCGCTCGGCGGCTCCGCAGAGCTGCGGTGGCAAGACATGGAGGTGCAGCGCGACGAGGATCGCGCCCCGTACTTCGCACCGACGCCGGGGCTCGAGACCGCCCTCGCCGCGCGCGGCGCCCGGCGCGCGCACCTCTCGATGACGCACGACGGGGGAGCGGCGACCGCCTTCGTGGTGGTGGAATCGGACGGCAGCGCGGCGTCGGCGGGGACGGCTGCGGAGCGCGGTACGCTCGCCACGACGGCAGGATCGCACGACGGACGGGGGCAGGCATGA